The Pseudomonas sp. MH9.2 genomic interval TTCGTTCGTGTGGGCATGGATGTGCGCTGGGATGGTGCCACCATGAGCCTGGACGACATGATCAACGAAGGCGTGCGTCGCGCTTACAACCTGCCGGAAAACGTCCTGCGGGCTTCGATCCTGGCTGACCCGGCTGGCGCTCGTAAAAACACCAAGGACAACACCCCGGCAGTTATCCACTACTCCATCGTCCCGGGTAACACCGTGGAAGTGGACGTGGCGGCCAAAGGCGGCGGCTCGGAAAACAAGTCGAAGATGGCGATGCTCAACCCGTCCGATTCGATCGTCGACTGGGTGCTGAAAACCGTACCGACCATGGGCGCTGGCTGGTGCCCACCCGGCATGCTCGGCATTGGTATCGGCGGCACCGCCGAGAAAGCTGCGGTGATGGCCAAGCAAGTACTGATGGACTCCATCGACATTCACGAGCTGAAACTGCGTGGCCCGTCCAACCGTATCGAAGAGATCCGTCTGGAGCTGTTCGAGAAGGTCAACCAACTGGGCATCGGCGCTCAGGGCCTTGGCGGTCTGACCACCGTGCTCGACGTGAAAATCATGGACTACCCGACCCACGCGGCTTCGTTGCCGGTGTGCATGATTCCTAACTGTGCGGCGACCCGTCACGCGCACTTCGTGCTCGATGGCAGTGGCCCGGCTTCGCTGGAAGCGCCACCGCTGGATGCCTACCCGGAAATCGTCTGGGAAGCCGGTCCATCCGCGCGCCGCGTCAACCTCGACACCCTGAAACCGGAAGACGTGCTGAGCTGGAAAACCGGCGAAACCATCCTGCTCAGCGGCAAGATGCTCACCGGTCGCGACGCCGCGCACAAACGCATGGTCGAGATGCTGGACAAGGGGGAAACACTGCCTTTCGACCTCAAGGGTCGCTTCATCTACTACGTTGGCCCAGTCGACCCGGTGCGCGACGAAGTGGTTGGCCCTGCTGGCCCGACGACCGCAACGCGGATGGATAAATTCACCCGCCAAATCCTCGACCAGACAGGCCTGCTGGGCATGATCGGTAAATCCGAACGCGGCCCGACTGCCATCGAAGCGATCAAGGACTACAAAGCCGTGTATTTGATGGCTGTCGGCGGCGCGGCTTACCTGGTTGCTCAGGCGATCAAGAAATCCCGTGTGGTGGCCTTCCCCGAAATGGGCATGGAAGCGATCTACGAGTTCGACGTCAAAGACATGCCGGTCACCGTTGCAGTCGATAGCAAAGGCGAATCGGTACACATCACTGGGCCAGCTATCTGGCAGAAGAAAATCAGTGAAAGTCTGGCGGTAGAAGTTCAGTAAAAGCGACGTATCAGATACGCCCCCTCGCATAAAAAACCCGATCACTTGATCGGGTTTTTTATGCCTTGCACATTACTTGACGGCGGAGCGCACCACGCTCAACTCAGGCGTCACCACGCGACGCTGACTCAAATACCGCGTGCAACTGACCCGCAGGAACGAGGCAAAATTAACCACCTCACCGCGATAATCCATGACCTCTTCATACAGTTTGCCAATCAGCTGATTGGTGGTCATGCCATCGAGCTGAGCGATCTCGGCGAGGATGTCCCAGAACTGATTTTCCAGGCGTAGCGTCGTCACCACACCGCAAATGCGCAGCGACCGTGAGCGCGACTCGTAGAGAATCGGATCAGCTTTGACATACAGCTCGCACATACGCCCTCCTTACAAAATAATTTCGGTTCCGAGTAGTTTCAGGAAGCCGTTCAACCAGCTCGGATGCGCAGGCCAGGCTGGCGCGGTGACCAGATTGCCTTGGGTGTGCGCAGCGGTTACCGCGATGTCGATGAACTCGCCACCGGCCAGACGCACTTCCGGCGCGCACGCAGGATAAGCACTGCATTGACGGTCTTTGAGGATACCCGCTGCGGCGAGCAGTTGCGCGCCATGGCAGACCGCCGCGATGGGTTTATCGGCCTTGTCGAACGCGCGCACCCACTCCAGCACGGTTTCATTCAAACGCAGGTACTCCGGCGCGCGACCACCAGGCACCAGCAGCGCGTCATAGTCCTCAACCTTGACCT includes:
- a CDS encoding fumarate hydratase gives rise to the protein MTVIKQDDLIQSVADALQFISYYHPVDFIQAMHEAYLREESPAARDAIAQILINSRMCATGHRPICQDTGIVTVFVRVGMDVRWDGATMSLDDMINEGVRRAYNLPENVLRASILADPAGARKNTKDNTPAVIHYSIVPGNTVEVDVAAKGGGSENKSKMAMLNPSDSIVDWVLKTVPTMGAGWCPPGMLGIGIGGTAEKAAVMAKQVLMDSIDIHELKLRGPSNRIEEIRLELFEKVNQLGIGAQGLGGLTTVLDVKIMDYPTHAASLPVCMIPNCAATRHAHFVLDGSGPASLEAPPLDAYPEIVWEAGPSARRVNLDTLKPEDVLSWKTGETILLSGKMLTGRDAAHKRMVEMLDKGETLPFDLKGRFIYYVGPVDPVRDEVVGPAGPTTATRMDKFTRQILDQTGLLGMIGKSERGPTAIEAIKDYKAVYLMAVGGAAYLVAQAIKKSRVVAFPEMGMEAIYEFDVKDMPVTVAVDSKGESVHITGPAIWQKKISESLAVEVQ
- a CDS encoding ribbon-helix-helix domain-containing protein, whose translation is MCELYVKADPILYESRSRSLRICGVVTTLRLENQFWDILAEIAQLDGMTTNQLIGKLYEEVMDYRGEVVNFASFLRVSCTRYLSQRRVVTPELSVVRSAVK
- a CDS encoding DJ-1/PfpI family protein, which translates into the protein MAAKKILMLVGDYVEDYEVMVPFQALQMVGHTVHAVCPGKTNGQSVRTAIHDFEGDQTYSEKPGHNFALNFDFDQVKVEDYDALLVPGGRAPEYLRLNETVLEWVRAFDKADKPIAAVCHGAQLLAAAGILKDRQCSAYPACAPEVRLAGGEFIDIAVTAAHTQGNLVTAPAWPAHPSWLNGFLKLLGTEIIL